The nucleotide window TGACTTGGTCTCTAACCGCAGTATCTTGGACTTGgtcttcaacatatatatacatatatatatatatatatatatatatatgagtgttTCTTAAAATATTGTAACATTCTTAGTCCGGCTTGAATACAAGAGTGATCTTAACTCATCTAATCATAACAAGTAGGGCTGGGCTCCAACTTCGGCGATGTTGGAAAACCCAACTCCAACTTTTGTCAGAGTCGAAgttgggctccgactccgaattttgTATTAAGAGTGGACTCTGACTTCGATCGAAGTTGTTGGAGTGTCAAAGcgacatagagagagagaggggggccTCAGTGACTGCCATCGTTGAACGGCGGAGGTGTCAACACTGCTAAAGCCAATGGAGCCACCTTCTGCGAGAACTTGAGTTGCCATTGTTGCCTATCGAACCATCTCTTGGCTGATGGGTTTGCTGGCTATAGAGACTATACTCATAAGAGTCTAAACCACATGTATTTCTCTCTTTGCAAGATGGcttcacaaaaacataaaaagaaattagagaGAGTAAGGAATTGATGTTGAAGACGAAGAGGAGCTCGGATATGAGAGAtcaaaaaatagatataaacaAATGAAGGGTGGGGATTGGTACCAACACTAACGGTTTGAAACTTTGAaccaaaacttaaaataaaaaaataaaaaaaactcaaaaaagcaAGAAAGTCCTGATAGtgatttgaaaagtaaaaactcaaaaaagttaaaaagctAACATCATGTCATTAGTCCACTCACGGGGCCCTAGaacagaaattaaaaagaaaagaaggaaaaactcaaaaaaagtaaaaagtaaagtAGACAGAAAGGGACAAGACAGATGAACTGACAGAGAGACGCAAGTCTCAAGAAAGGCAGAATGGCAGATTGACagaaaatatactaaaaatacaGACAGAGAAGTAATAGAAAATCGcttcagagttttttttttatttttatgtcggAGTACGGAGCCAACACAGGCTccagactccgactccgatctCCGATTTTTGAAAACTCTGACTTTGTCAAAGTCGAAGTCTTGTCAGAATTTGGACAAAGTTGGAGTGGGCGTAGTTTTTGCTCATCcctaattacaactttttcaaattttcacataaaatataaaaaacaattcaatttttttaaatttcaaaacaataataatattaaaaaataatattataataatattttattcaacttttaacttttatctcaactcatctcatcttaactcaatatccaaatgacACCTTAATTGGTTACAACTAGATCTGTTATTTTGCTTTCAACCCTTAGTTCCATGTTGGCACGCTGCATTAGGCATGTTGTAAGGTTTGTACTTGATATCAATGGCTAGCAAGTAATTGTTTGGTTTAAGATAAATAGagacaatataaaatttaaagggTGTGATTTTTAGGGGTGCTATTCTTCCTAATTGGGTGGGTAGCCACCCTTCCCACACTCCGTCTCCACACATATATCTGACCGTTTATTTTCACTTACCGGGTAGATTGACGCCACCACCGTCTTGCCACACAGTCCAACAATAGATTCTTCACAAAACTTCAAATATAGTAAAAGAATATAACAAAACCAATaagaaatttcatatttttctgtAGAGCTTTAGATTTGTGTACAGAAACATAGATCCACGGTCGTGGGCGTGACCCATGGCGGGCAGGTTGCATGCTCGTCCTATAGTGGGATAGGCGGATTAGGCGGGCCGGGTTGTAGAGGCATGCTACCCGACCCTAAtgaatattttagttaaaataatcaatattatgttgtttaacaataatttatttttagcatTCAAATATTAGTAGTAGAACAAtttcaaaaatgaaataccCTTAAACTAATAAATATCTTTGATAAGTTAATAACCCTTTGATTGATAATGCCTTCGTTCTACTACGGGTAGGACACTATATATGTGGCTGTAAAAATAATCGGTGAACCAGAAAATTGGACCAATTCAGTTTGGTTTTGGACCGGTTCGGTCCTGGACCCgttcctccattttaaaaacCAATTATAACCGATTCGGTCttagttttatgttttatagGATCAGACCAAATCGAACTGAATCGGTtcgcataattatatattttgtttgttatattttgtgtgagaatttaaaaaagttgtaatgataagatgaaattaaaaaaaccatCTCTGTATCCAAACATGGCTTGAGTAGATTTTGTTTGCCAAACATCTCCAAAGTTTCCCTACGTGCGATATATCCTTAAATGAATTCATGCGCATCATCCAAGTGGATTGGACCATATTATCGACCccatcaacatccaaacatgtCTTCCAACCACATTGGGTCAAAAAATGGAGTGCGTTATTAATACCATCTTAATTTATATCTCCACATTTTAAagatattgaaaatatatagaaattttattattagcAATATGATCGTTTTCAATGAGGTTCTCTGAACTTCAGTGAAATTTGGATAGCCCAAAAGAGGGGCAAGGACAATGCCTCTCTTTGGCTATCAGAATTGCAACAGGCATGCCCACACGTGGGTTCACCGTTGGAAGGACTTCGTTGGTCTGTCATATCTATGTTGTAACAGCTTGTGTAGGATAGCATCAAGGCAGCAGTGTTTCACAGCTGAGAAATCTGTGTCAGATACACAAGCTCGCTTCTACCGTGGATTTGTTGCCATTGGCAGTCAATCAGTCACCGCCTCGTTTATCCTTCTCTCCTGGCTTTTCCCCAAAATCAGTGTACCATGTCTGCAATCGCAATATCCCATGCGATTTCAAGCCCAAACTCTTTGTGTGTTAGAAAATTGATGACAAGAACAAGACCCGGAAACGGTATCCTGTTCAGCTCCATAGCCAGCATAGCCACTTGGAGAAGCTACCATTCTTTGAGACCGCAGTCTCGCTTCTTCAGAATCCCAAATGGGTCCTCCAAGCGAAGCTCGGTTTTCACTGGCTCCAAGCCCCTTTCTCCTGTCATGGAATGGCAGGATTGCACGTAAAAACTCAATCTTCCTGAAGAATTTGtcttcattttgtttgtttcataTCGGATTTTGTAATGTTATTGCCTAGGTTCATAAAACTTCAAGTTTTCTAACGGCTCCCAATGATTTTTGTGACGAATTATTTGATGCAGTGATTGGATTGTTATGTGTGAGGTTTAGTGCGATGGGTCGACACCCAtgacattttaatttctttaaacaGTGTGCCTAATTTCCATCTTATTGAAGATCCGCATTACTTGTTTGTAGTTTTAAGAGGTATCAGCGAGAATGTGGTGGCTCTTAGTTGATTCTACACATTGGATCTATCTTTTTTACACAAAATGAGGTTATCTTGTAACTCTGCATAGCTTCTTTCTTAATGTGAATTTTTTACCTGATAATTGATGCCAAGATGCTCTACTGTGTcgactttttttatttgatataataCAAGTCCCTACATACCGTTTTTCCAGATGTGCCTCGGCTGGCAACTTGACCTAAGACACCAGCTTACTAGTTACTACTATTAACTACAAAATTTGACAAAATGCAGGGTTAAGATGGAACTTGATGTGCCTATTTCAGTTGCCTATAACTGTTACTCTGACCGTGAAGCCATTCCCCGTTGGATGCCATTCATTTCATCTGTAAAGGTGCCACTAGATAtcataaaataactctttaaatCGACTTTGATTGTGATGGCTGAGTTTCCAAAGTATTGTCCTTATCAGGTTTTTTTACTTGCTTGGACAAAAGCAAAGTTTCCTTTGTAAAGCTTATAGGGTATGTTTAGTTTCTTGTATATCTGACTCTGATACTACTCGACACTTAACTCGGTTTTAAAGCTCAGCTTAATATGGCAAACAGTCAATAAATTATTAAGTCTGCCAAATCTGAGAAGATAGAAATGGTTCTAATTTCCATAGTATCCATAACTGCAGGGAATGTTATGGCAGAGTTGAGTTATTAATGAGTTTGCAAACCAGTCAAATTAACACCTCAAAAAGAGTGCATCACTGTAATGATAGTATTGAGTCCCTTGTAGCTAGCTGATGTTTAGTTTCTCCTAACAGATATTGGAAGACAAGCCAGACCTATCTCGATGGTCACTGAAGTATGAAGCATTTGATCGTGATTTTGAATTCACTTGGCTTGCCCGAAATATGCAGGTAAGAATGTTTATGTTGAACTTTTTCCTGAAATTCGTTTTTGTTCCCTCCTGATATTTCtgctaatatataattatgctttTTGTATGTTTGCCTTTGAGTCATgctattatacatttttttgcaGCCTATCCCAAATCAGAAAATCCATTGGAGATCTCTGGAAGGTCTTCCTAACAGGTAATTAGAAGAAACAGTGATACAGTATCAGGTATTTTATCTGTTGGTTTCAATATTAGTGGTGCATGTCTTCCAAGGGTATTAGGTGAAGCACATGATGGCATaaaaaaggggagagagagagagagagagagagagagacaatacAGAATCTGGAAATTAAACAATGAAAAAGAGTATAGTGGAATCTTGCAGGTTGTGAGGCCTCAACACATTGACATTTTCTCTTTGCCTTATAGTGCTTACCATTTCCTAAATGACCAGGTTtagtttgatttttcaaatatttaagtgAAGCAGtccattaattaaattattgacaTTTTGAGTTAGACCCTCTATGTTTTCCTATAGTAATAGCACCCTTAGTATTTGCACGTGTTTAGTTGCTTGGATATCAATTATTCAAGAAGTATGGATTGTTTGAAAAGTTGACACTTCTGCCCAGGTGTCAAATTGCTGCAATTTGTCTACATTTTGCTTGGGTGAAAAATGGTGGTTTGCTTATTCTGTGAAGCACAATGAAACCAAGAGTTGAAATTTGCAACTTCTGAGTCCTTGGAACCATCACGAAAACCTCTTTCTGCCGTTTGACCTATTCAGTTTTGTTGTTTCTTGTGAGCATGCACTGGAAATTAGAACATACTACTGCCTGTTCCTTTCACAAGTATTCGCTACTGCTTTACTTGCTATGTCTAAGTCCCCTTTTGTTCATGgataagaacataaaaaaatgaatttattggGTATAGTTTCAGGtcatacacaatatatatactatatttatgtttaagataATATCAGAATCTTGATAGACTGATTATTCTCATGGCAGAGGTGCTGTTCGATTTTATCCAAAAGGGCCTTCATCATGCATTGTAGAAGTAAGGCTGCTGTTCCTACAACATTTGATTTATAGTTTCCACCATTGTTTTTATGGTCTTATCAATGCTCCTTGCCCCTCTTAACAATTTTAATTTGCCACAATTTGATGAACTTGTGAATGATATACATGCAATCAAATTGATGCCGCAGTAAGGAGACAGTACGTTAAATTTGATTGTCGTAGTAAGAAGGATATTCCTTCTTGACCACTGTTTCAATGTGCTAGAGGAAATAGCATATGACGGAATGtgattaaaaagttaattattgACATGCTTTCATAATAGCGGAAGTAGAGAGTGTCTCTTCAATTATTTTCCACCTCTCTTGGTTCAAGGTTTACTTATGTCGTTgcatttatttgtatttgttcTTTCCAGCTGACAGTGTCATATGAAGTTCCTCAAATTTTAGTTCCAGTGGCGTCGGTAAGCTTTTTGACTCTGTTTTTGGATGTTATGCATCGCTCCAAGCTGGAGCACCTCAAATTACTTAGGGAACAACAACAAATTATCATAAGAAGATCTGTCTGTTGTTTGGAATGATAAAGGAAAGGGATCtgagtatgaaatatttttcagGCATATGCCTCAAagttccctttttctttttatttttttctccatttttaaaggaaaaaaggaTTTTGCGTTAGATTTTTCTTCACTTTAAAGAAGTAGAGATGtcatccatcatttttctatttctgaTATTGAATTTGTTCAGGCACTGCGACCTTTACTTAAACGCTTACTACGAAGTGGTTTGGAACGATTTGCAACGTTTGTGAAAAGCTACCAAGCAGACTTTAACTAGCTGATAGTACAAATGGCAGGTAAACCTTATGTGCGATAGTTGTCACTGATTCTTTCGACATGGATTGGCCACAACCAATTATAATGCTTAAACTGTAAAGAAATAATTGGTACCATGTATTTTAGACatcatacatatattaaaaattactttgtTCCTCTGGGATTATGGAGTTTCTTTGGTGAATAATTTTAGGGTCAACTCGGATCAATTTTGGTGATGTACATTGTTATTGATTTGTTGGTATTACCTAACGATCTCTCCATTTAAGAATGATGCCACTCTGACATCGTGAAGTTATTATTTTAACCTTAACgtctaggggttggctcaagtggtaaaaggTTTGGGGTATGCACCTCCTCGGTCTAAGATTCAAATTCTcttggatgcaaacaatctATAGAGGCCATCAGATTgagggatttttcccttgaattacccaataTACACTTGCGGATAACTCTTTGCCGAGGGCCCATATACCCACGGGATTAGTGAAGAGGTTGTTCCCGGACACTTTGGTGCCAATCAAAAGTTATTTAACCAGCAAGAATAATGACTACTGATGACAAGTACTACACCTCAGACGAGGGCTTGTTTAATATTTGGTGCACATTCTTATATTTACAGGATTCTGCAGAACGAGGGCTCGTTTAATCCCATAGAAAAGGTTAATTCGTTTGTGTAATGGGCCCACTCACCGAATACGAATTACCAAGAACTAGAGAGAGAAAGTCcaagaagtagagagagagagagaaaagagagagaattgaaTAGAAAGATTGCGAGGGAAATTCTGTTAATTCTTCTTATTCCCTTTCACTTCATTCCAATCTGTTTTTATAGCTAACCATTATTAGAACGACACCGTTTTCAGCTTCCTACACATTTTACATTCAACTCAACGACACCGTGCAATCAAACTCTATTAAACAAGAATACACTCACGACCTGTCGTATTATCACCAACTTTTGAACTAACAAAACTAACTTTCTAACTTTATGCTACGAACTGCATGTGATTATTCTCACGAGccttcaacaactttaactacTTCTGCACACAATCTCCCCCAACATTGCTCAACCTCTGGACCCTTATACACCCCTCCCcttcaaagcaccttgcccacaaggtgagggaAACTTTTCCTTAATTGCCAATAAGGTTCCCAGGTAGCTTGATCAGCATCAGTGCCTTCCTATTGAACTAAAACTTCGACCATTGCTCTGTTGTTCACTTTTCTGCTACGACGCTGTAGAATAATCCGAGGCTCAGGTGCAAGTTCACCTTGAATATCCACTGGAGGTAATGTTGTCAAAGGAGAAATATGATGTCCAATCTTTTGCTTTAAACAAGAGACATGGAAAACAGGATGTAATTGTGACTGTGGAGGTAATTCAAGACGATAAGCCACCTGTCCAATCCTTTCCAATATTTGGAAAGGACCAAAAAACTTAGGTGACAGTTTCATGTTTCTCCTTACTGCCAAAGACTTCTGTCTATAAAGCTGAAGCCTTAAATAAACCCAATCTCCCACTGTAAAAGTTCTCTCAGTATGCTGTTTATCATACTgaaatttcattatttcttgTGCCAACAACATATTAGTCTTCAAAATGTCTAAAATCTGTTCTCGAGACTTCAACAATTCTTCCACAGCTTGATTAGATGAAAGACCAGGAACATAGCCTCTGAGTGGGGTAGGTGGAACACCATAAACTGTCTCATAGGGAGTGATCTTAGTAGAGGTGTGGAAACTggtattgtaccaccactcaaCTAAAGCCAACCAGTCAGACCACTGGCTTGGTTTATCACCTGAAAAACACCTTAAAAATTGCTCTAAACATTTGTTTACAGCCTCGGTTTGGCCATCACTTTGAGGATGGTATGCTGAAGAATAAGCCAGATTTACACCTTGTAACTTGAAGAACTCCTTCAAAAAGGAACTGAGGAAAGTGGAACCACGATCTGATACAATGGATTTTGGCATGCCatgtaatttaaaaacatgGTCCAAGAAAACTGAGGCAACTTTAACTACTGTGAAGGGATGTTTTAAAGGCAAAAAATGAGCATATTTCGAAAGCCTATCAACAATCACCATAATAACTGAGTAACCTCTAGACAATGGCAATCCTTCCACAAAATCTATTGAGATATCAGTCCAAACTGCTTGAGAAATTTTTAAGGTGTTTTTCAGGTGATAAACCAAGCCAATGGTCTGACTGGTTGGCCCTAGCTCCGggcgaacactgccatgccggcatcaccTCCGgtgccgcacgattgcaaccgtcgcaacatggctttagatgtggggtggctctgataccaattgtaatggGCCCACTCACCGAATACGAATTACCAAGAACTAGAGAGAGAAAGTCcaagaagtagagagagagagagagaaaagagagagaattgaaTAGAAAGATTGCGAGGGAAATTCTGTTAATTCTTCTTATTCCCTTTCACTTCATTCCAATATGTTTTTATAGCTAACCATTATTAGAACGACACCGTTTTCAGCTTCCTACACATTTTACATTCAACTCAACGACACCGTGCAATCAAACTCTATTAAACAAGAATACACTCACGACCTGTCGTATTATCACCAACTTTTGAACTAACAAAACTAACTTTCTAACTTTATGCTACGAACTGCATGTGATTATTCTCACAAGccttcaacaactttaactacTTCTGCACACAATCTCCCCCAACATTGCTCAACCTCTGGACCCTTACAGTTTGTTGTGTTGATCAAGGTAGTTGCAAGAACATGGCTTTTTTGTTTCACCGACCTAGCCTGCCTGTCCACTTTCCGTGTTCATGTTTACCAATATGGAAAACTCAATCGGAGAAAGGTTTTCTCTCTGACCCACAAACTCGAGATCTGTACAGGAGTTCTTGGTTCAGATCCTCTGTCGGGGTCGGGCTAGGCTGTTGAGGACAGAGGACCCAAAGGAAAACGTTAGTTAAAAATTAGTTGAGTTATTATGAAGTCCAGTTTTGCAATCAACGCTGGACTTGACATTTGATCCCCAAAAAAGATGCACTTAAAAGATACAAATACAATTACCATACATTGTTATAGatctcaaaagttttctttcattGCATCATGTTGAGAGAACTGTGGTGAATTTTGCCATCGTAGCAAAGCTGAGATGTCACATTTTAAGAAGCTTTCTATTTAagtttatgtaatatatatcaCCTAATCGACGTgattaaagatgataaaagaTAGGATGAAGAGTAACATTACTCTCGGACAAAAGCAGTGAACTGAGAGAGAACTAATTCCTGATGTCACTTGCTACCCCCCAAACAGAGAATTCTGTTTGCTTAAGATCTTGCAGTTGCATCAGGCTTAGTTTTTATCTTtcacttaataaaataaactagaaaatataataattgtttatttctcattttgaaTTGTTATACTTGGTAATTCaagaatgaaaaatgctaaGGATTACCGCCTATGGACGACAATACAAGACGACTGTTTGTATAATGGGTTACTACCTAGTGGTTTACGTGCACGTCCAGTCCTCTAGATATGTGAGATGGATGGGATCAACATGTATGTGTATCTGGTGCCAATGAATGGACATTTGCCCACCATCAATGTGCGGTGCAGACGGAAATGCTTTGCTTCCTTGAGGTTGTAGACAGCCCATTGATAGGTATGTGTTGAGAACTTGACAAAAGACTagagaaacagagaaagaaaatgaagactaTTGAATATTGCATTAAGCTTCTGAATTGATTGAGAGAATAAAAGTAAGTTTGGATCATAGTtctttacatgtatttatacaGATATTAGAAGTGAATAACAGAAAATACTTGTTAACAGAAATAACTGTCAATGACTAATAACAGAAATAATTGTCATTGTTCATTCTCTAATTTGCCCTTTTCATACTTTGATTTTAATTCCATATTTTCTATCTTGGATGCTATACTCCAACACCCCCCCTCAAGATGAACATGAATATTGAGGATGTTCATCTTGCGGAGAGTATGATGAAAAGGTAAAGAACCAAGTGGTTTTGTAAGGATGTCTGCCAACTGTAGCCGAGATGGAATGTAGAATAACTTGATGAGGTTTTGCTGTAGCTTTTCACGAACTAGATGACAATCAATTTGGATGTGTTTAGTTCTTTCATGCTGTACTGGATTGGAGGCTATGGACATTGCAGACTTGCTATCAGTATACATCAATGTTGGCTGAGAATGGTGAATTTGTAAGTCCTGTAGTGCATAAGCCAACCATTGGACTTCACATGTTGTGGCTACAAGGGCTCGATATTCTGCTTCAGCAGAAGATCGACTGATAGTTACTTGCTTTTTGGATTTCCATGAGATCAATGAGTTTCCCAAAAATACTGCAAACCCTGTGACACTTCTTCTTGTATCAATGCACCCTGCCCAATCACTATCTGAGAATGCCTTGAGTTGCAATTCTGAGGATGCCGAGAAGAACAATCCCTGACCTGGAGTGGCTTTCAAGTATCTTAATACTCTAACTGCTGCTTGATGATGACTCACAGCAGGCTTAGCAAGGAATTGGCTTAGGACTTGAACTGAATATGCAAGGTCTGGTCTTGTAAGTGTTAAGTATAATAGTCTCCCAATAAGTCTTCTGTAGGCAGATGGatcttcatataaaatagaATCAGTGGCTGTCAACTTCAAATTGGTTTCCATTGGAAAGGCAGTAGGCTTTGCATCAATTGTTCCCGTGTCTTGAAGAATATCCAATGTATATTTCCTTTGGCAGAGGAAAATACCTGCTTTGGATCTTGCTATTTCCaagccaagaaaatattttagtggcCCCAAATCTTTTATAGTAAATTGATCATGTAGAAACTCTTTTAAGAGTTGAATTTCCTGTAGGCTATCACTGGCCAGCAacacatcatcaacatataccagTAATGCCATAAAAGATGTTGTGgatttctttataaaaagagAACAATCAGAATTCCCTTGAGTAAAACCATAGCTAATGAGGGCAGTGGACAGTTTCTCAAACCATTTTCGAGATGCCTGCTTGAGACCATAAAGGCTTTTCAAAAGTCTACAAACCTTATTTTCTGTATTAGGCATTCCAGGGGGCAGCTCCATGTAAACTTCTTCTTGTAAATCACCATGCAAGAATGCATTGTTTACATCCAATTGATGAAGATGCCAGTTTTTAATTGCAGCCACAGCAAGTAATAGTCTAATGGAAGTCACTTTTGCCACAGGAGAGAAGGTATCAAAGAAATCCAAACCCTCTTGTTGATTATAGCCCTTTGCCACTAATCTGGCCTTATGCCTTTCTATGCTTCCATCAGCTTTATATTTGACTCTAaatacccatttacagccaatagtttgtttatttttaggtagAGTAACAAGGTTCCAAGTTTTGTTTAACTCCAAAGCCTCAAGTTCATTTTTCATAGCCTTTTGCCATTCAGGAAATTGTGCAGCTTGTTTATAGGATTTAGGATCTGAACAATTTGAAATTGAAGCAAGAAAAGCTCTATGGGAATTAGATAGTCTACTAGAAGATAAGAAGGATGAGATAGGATATGAATTACCTTTAGAACCATCATTAGAAGAAGTGAGAGGAGTTGCATTTGAAGAAACATTGCTGCAATAGTAATCCTGCAAAAAGCTTGGTTTCTGTCTAACTCGAGAGGATTTTCTTCTGTTTGGGCTGTTATTAGACTGATCATGAGGTATGGAAATATTTGGATCAAGGTTTGGCATAGAGTCATTCATGGATAGATTTTGTAATTCACTCTGATTAGAACTGACAACTGGAATTTTTGGAGAGTAATCTGTACTATATGAATTCTCTGATGcaggaaacaaaaaagaatgagTATGAGAATTTGTGGGGACTGCTTTGAATGGGAAAACATTTTCATGGAATATGACATtccttgaaatgaaaattttattgctaTTGAGATCCATGACTTTGTAGCCTTTGATATCAGATGGATATCCAAGGAAGACACACTTTGTAGCTCTTGGATCGAATTTGTGTCTGTGATGTTGCAATGTAGATGCAAAACAAAGGCAGCCAAAAACCtttaaatgagaaaattttggtattttgttaAACAACATTTCATAAGGTGTTTTATTATTGAGAAGTGGGGTAggaattctatttattatatggGCAGCAACTAACACACAATCAGTCCAAAAAGATAAGGGAATATTAGCTTGAAACATTAAAGCTCTAGCTGTACTAATTAAATGTTGATGCTTCCTTTCaactactccattttgttgtggagtttctACACAACTTCTTTGGTGTAAAATTCcattttcatgataaaaatcatTGATGAAAAATTCTGGTCCATTATCAGACCTTACTGTTTTAACAGTTGTGTTAAACTG belongs to Juglans regia cultivar Chandler chromosome 8, Walnut 2.0, whole genome shotgun sequence and includes:
- the LOC109000471 gene encoding uncharacterized protein LOC109000471; the encoded protein is MSAIAISHAISSPNSLCVRKLMTRTRPGNGILFSSIASIATWRSYHSLRPQSRFFRIPNGSSKRSSVFTGSKPLSPVMEWQDCTVKMELDVPISVAYNCYSDREAIPRWMPFISSVKILEDKPDLSRWSLKYEAFDRDFEFTWLARNMQPIPNQKIHWRSLEGLPNRGAVRFYPKGPSSCIVELTVSYEVPQILVPVASALRPLLKRLLRSGLERFATFVKSYQADFN